The following DNA comes from Grus americana isolate bGruAme1 chromosome 13, bGruAme1.mat, whole genome shotgun sequence.
GGACGGGATGGGACAGGAatgggggggggacaggatGGAGACAGGGATGTGATGGGGACAAGGTCAGGCTGGGTCAAGTTCAGCCCTGGAGCAGTTTGGACACCCTCTGCCCCaacccccacccctgccctgctccccctcGGTGGGACCCAGCGGGTGCTGCCAGGCCCCCATCTGCCTCCCACTCACCCCACGCTCCCTCCATGGTGCTGCCCCCACTGCCCACCCTGCCCGCCTccactgcctgccctgcctgccctgcccgccccgcctGCCCGCCCCACTCACCCTGAtctccaccagctcctccaCGTAGTTGAAGAGCAGCGGGTTGATCTCCCGCAGCTTCAGCACGGGCCGCGACACCATCAGCGCCAGGTACCGCATGCTGCAGCGTGACacctgcccgcccgccgccaGGGCCACCGTCACCCCGCGGGCACCGGGCCGTCCCCACCGCCACGGCCCCCGGGACCCTCGGCACCACCGCCCAGGGACCCCATCGCCAGGGACGCAGCCCTGGGGATGTGGCCCCCCCCCAGTGAGCTCCACCCATGGGGAcagccccccagggacccccatgCCCAGGGCCACAGCTCCCCCCCTAGGGCTCTGGGTGCCCTCGAACCCCCTCCCCACGCCAGAGGCACCTTGCGGGGCTCGAAGTCCCAGTTGTGGATGGCGCGGGCGGGCACGACGGCCAGGTCGTTccagtggcagctgctgcagtaGTAGAGGCCGGTGTAGTCGCACTGCCGGGCCTCGCTGGGCACCCCCCCTGCGGCGGCACACGCGTTGGCACACGCACCGGCACCACACCACGCCCTGCTCACCCTATGCCGCGCACCCCCACCATGGGACACAGCACAGTTCCCATGTCCTGCGGAACCCTCAGCCCCACAGggccctgacccccagccccccccagcccgtcccccagctcccccagccccacacatcccccagccccccccagcccgtcccccagctcccccagccccacacccccccagccccccccagctccccccagctccccccagccccacaccgcGGCAGCCTCACGGAGGGAGACGGGGGCACGGCACTCGGCGCAGCGGTAGTCCTGGCTGTCCAGCCCGCTCTCGGGGCAGATGCTGAGCTGGTACTCGGCCTGGTGGCTGACCTTGGCCCGCACGCAGACCTTGCTCACCAGCGGCAGGCACTTGCTGTGGCACCGGTAGTAGCAGCCTTGGGGGGAGAAGGGGCACGGGGTGGCCGTCAGCGAGGGGACGGGGACAACGGCGACACGGGGTGGGGGTCCTGGCCCCACCTGTGCAGGTGTACCAGGTCTGGATGAGGCCCCAGATGATGGTGCTGCACTTGTCACACGTCTGCTTCACGCTCTTGCTCTTCTCCTTGTAGAAGCGATGCTCCAGGACCACCCGGATGTTGGGCTCATCCTCGCTGGGGTCCTGCggagaagggggtggggggtggaggggtgcGTCAGCGtggcccccccccgccacggaGACCCCGTCGCTGGTCCCGGCCCCaccttcagctcctgcagcttgAGGCGGAGGTGGATGAGCCGCACCACCGCGTCCTTCTGCCGCTCCGAGTGCTCGGGCAGCGCCAGGATCGCCCGCTTGCACTCCTCGATGGCCTGGCGCAGCTGCTGCACGTCCGACGCCAGGATCAGGCCCTGCAGCGGCAGCGGGGGGAGGGTGggctggcagccccccaccccccccagccccgttccgcccccccccccccccggccccactcACCACGGGGCGGGAGAAGTGGTCCTCAGCCAGGCCCAGGTCCAGAGCGCCCTCGGGGTCCCCTGGGGACGGATCCGGCTGGCGGGCTGCAACGGGGCGAGTGCCATggggggctgggaccccccgcccgcccccccgtGGGGCAGGATTCCCCCcgtggggcagggagcgggggggggggagcacccaCCTGGGGCGGGGACCCCCCCGTCGGGACGCTCCTGCTGCTCGGGGGCCTTGTTGAAGGGGTTGAGGTGGGCCTGGCGGAAACGGGCCAGCCGCTCGTCGTACGCCATCGCCGCCCGCCCTGCGGGACCCGGCCGCCGCCTCAGCCACGCACCGGCCCCGGTCCCCGCGGACAAACCCGGCCCTCCGCCTCCCACGGCCGCGGTCCCCgccctgccccgctgcccccgcccgGCTCTGCCCGCGGTCCCCCCGTCCCAGCACCCTGCGGCCCCCCCCGGCGCAGCGCCCCGGCCCCGGTACGGCCCCCCCGTCCCGgtgcaacccccccccccccaaccgcGGGTCGCTCCCCATCGTGGGGTCCCCGCAGCCCCGAC
Coding sequences within:
- the DEF8 gene encoding differentially expressed in FDCP 8 homolog isoform X3, which gives rise to MAYDERLARFRQAHLNPFNKAPEQQERPDGGVPAPARQPDPSPGDPEGALDLGLAEDHFSRPVGLILASDVQQLRQAIEECKRAILALPEHSERQKDAVVRLIHLRLKLQELKDPSEDEPNIRVVLEHRFYKEKSKSVKQTCDKCSTIIWGLIQTWYTCTGCYYRCHSKCLPLVSKVCVRAKVSHQAEYQLSICPESGLDSQDYRCAECRAPVSLRGVPSEARQCDYTGLYYCSSCHWNDLAVVPARAIHNWDFEPRKVSRCSMRYLALMVSRPVLKLREINPLLFNYVEELVEIRKLRQDILLMKPYFITCKEAMEARLLLQDRQHFVENDEMYSLQDLIDIEAGRLSCSLTEIHTLFAKHIKLDCERCQAKGFVCELCKEGDVLFPFDSHTSVCTDCSAVFHRDCYYDNSTTCPKCARLSLRKQSLFQDSGTEAEP
- the DEF8 gene encoding differentially expressed in FDCP 8 homolog isoform X2, with the translated sequence MQQPGGGGRRCGRAAMAYDERLARFRQAHLNPFNKAPEQQERPDGGVPAPARQPDPSPGDPEGALDLGLAEDHFSRPVGLILASDVQQLRQAIEECKRAILALPEHSERQKDAVVRLIHLRLKLQELKDPSEDEPNIRVVLEHRFYKEKSKSVKQTCDKCSTIIWGLIQTWYTCTGCYYRCHSKCLPLVSKVCVRAKVSHQAEYQLSICPESGLDSQDYRCAECRAPVSLRGVPSEARQCDYTGLYYCSSCHWNDLAVVPARAIHNWDFEPRKVSRCSMRYLALMVSRPVLKLREINPLLFNYVEELVEIRKLRQDILLMKPYFITCKEAMEARLLLQLQDRQHFVENDEMYSLQDLIDIEAGRLSCSLTEIHTLFAKHIKLDCERCQAKGFVCELCKEGDVLFPFDSHTSVCTDCSAVFHRDCYYDNSTTCPKCARLSLRKQSLFQDSGTEAEP
- the DEF8 gene encoding differentially expressed in FDCP 8 homolog isoform X1: MAYDERLARFRQAHLNPFNKAPEQQERPDGGVPAPARQPDPSPGDPEGALDLGLAEDHFSRPVGLILASDVQQLRQAIEECKRAILALPEHSERQKDAVVRLIHLRLKLQELKDPSEDEPNIRVVLEHRFYKEKSKSVKQTCDKCSTIIWGLIQTWYTCTGCYYRCHSKCLPLVSKVCVRAKVSHQAEYQLSICPESGLDSQDYRCAECRAPVSLRGVPSEARQCDYTGLYYCSSCHWNDLAVVPARAIHNWDFEPRKVSRCSMRYLALMVSRPVLKLREINPLLFNYVEELVEIRKLRQDILLMKPYFITCKEAMEARLLLQLQDRQHFVENDEMYSLQDLIDIEAGRLSCSLTEIHTLFAKHIKLDCERCQAKGFVCELCKEGDVLFPFDSHTSVCTDCSAVFHRYGTRRGRPGPPVRLEPVWWGDPALSPPRRDCYYDNSTTCPKCARLSLRKQSLFQDSGTEAEP